The bacterium genomic interval GACCGGATCACCCGACTCCAGCATGATGGTGAAGGGCACCAGGGCCTCGTTGATGTCTCCGCCGTGGAGATCGACATAGTAGTCCGCCCGGGAGATCACCTCGGTGAACACGGTGTGCGCCAGCCGTTCGCTGGCCGTTCCGGCCGGATCGCCGGGGAAGACGCGGTTGGGATTCTTGCCGTCCAGCGGACAGACGTAGATGTTGCGGCCGTGGAACGAGGGGACATCGACGATATGCACGATGATGACGGCGCCGCGGATCCCCGCGGGATCGAGCGAGGCGGCGGTCTGGATCGCCGCTTCGATCCCGGGATACTCGCCGCCGTGCACTCCCGCCGTCACGCTCAACACCGGCCCGGGCGCGGGCCCGCGGATCAGCGTGACGGGCATCCGGATCGGTGTTCCGGGTACGTCCAGAAACCCCGTCACTTTGGTCCCGGGCGCCGCCCGGAGTGGCCCCACCTCGAACGTCTCCATGTCGCCCCCCCGGGACGCCGGGCCCCGCCGTCCGCGCTGCCTACCCCCGCCCTACCCGCGTGCCCTCGCCCACCTGCGCGCGGAGCGCGTCAACGGTCATCGGCCGGAACTCCAACTCGAACACGCCGCCCAATGCGCGCGCGACGACAGGCTGAACCTCTCGTAGCGACACTGCGCGCCCGAGCACACGGGCCATGCTCGTGATTGGTTTCCCCAGCCCGCACGGGTTGATTACCGCGAAGTGCTCGAGATCGGGCGCCACGTTCAAGGCAAACCCGTGCATGGTGACCCTGCGTTTGACCGCCACGCCGATCGCCCCGATCTTTGCCTCGCCCACCCAGACCCCAGGATACCCGCGCACCCGCGTGGCCCCGATCCCGAACTCCTCGAGCGACCGGATGAGCGCGGCCTCAAGCAAGCGGACGTAGCGGACGACATCCTCGTCGAGCGCCCCCAGATCCAGGATCGGATACCCCACCAGCTGGCCTGGCCCATGATACGTGACATCTCCCCCGCGTTCGATCTCGAACACCTCAATCCCGCGCGAGGCGAGGAGCTCTCGGGGCATGAGGATGTTGGCGGCGCGGCCCCCCCGGCCGATTGTGATCACGGGCGGATGCTCGACGAGCAGAATGACATCATCGATCTGGGCGGCTTGGCGCGCGGCCACGAGCGCGCGCTGAAGCGCCCAGGCCTCTCCATACCGCATCCTCCCACAATCCACCAGATAGGCGGCGCGCGCCATGGCCGCTAGCGCTGTACGGGACGGGTTGACGCTGCCACCACGATCGCCCCCGCCGCGAGGACGGCGAGCTCGAGGACGGCATTGGCCGCGTGGAGGTGCCGGATGGACGCGTACCGCGAATCGTCAGATCCGCGCTTGACGAAGTCGAGGCCGCGGGCCAGGTGGGTCATGGTAGGCGCGAGATAGGCGCCCTGAACGGTCACGACGGCGAGCATGAACACGATCAGCCACACCGACCAGCGCGGGCTCGCCGCCACGATCGAGGCGGCGAGGGCGATCACTCCGAGGGCCCATTCGGCACGCGTCCACCGGGCGATCACGACCTGCCCGAGTCCCACGGCTTGGTTGCGGTCGATGACGCCGCTGCTGAATCGTAGCGGCGCCTCCACA includes:
- a CDS encoding succinylglutamate desuccinylase/aspartoacylase family protein, with product METFEVGPLRAAPGTKVTGFLDVPGTPIRMPVTLIRGPAPGPVLSVTAGVHGGEYPGIEAAIQTAASLDPAGIRGAVIIVHIVDVPSFHGRNIYVCPLDGKNPNRVFPGDPAGTASERLAHTVFTEVISRADYYVDLHGGDINEALVPFTIMLESGDPV
- the lipB gene encoding lipoyl(octanoyl) transferase LipB, translated to MARAAYLVDCGRMRYGEAWALQRALVAARQAAQIDDVILLVEHPPVITIGRGGRAANILMPRELLASRGIEVFEIERGGDVTYHGPGQLVGYPILDLGALDEDVVRYVRLLEAALIRSLEEFGIGATRVRGYPGVWVGEAKIGAIGVAVKRRVTMHGFALNVAPDLEHFAVINPCGLGKPITSMARVLGRAVSLREVQPVVARALGGVFELEFRPMTVDALRAQVGEGTRVGRG
- a CDS encoding DUF4149 domain-containing protein, translated to MTHAAAVIRILAVAVWVGGMVTLDFVEAPLRFSSGVIDRNQAVGLGQVVIARWTRAEWALGVIALAASIVAASPRWSVWLIVFMLAVVTVQGAYLAPTMTHLARGLDFVKRGSDDSRYASIRHLHAANAVLELAVLAAGAIVVAASTRPVQR